A window from Aliamphritea hakodatensis encodes these proteins:
- a CDS encoding benzoate/H(+) symporter BenE family transporter, which produces MRQWLNLSHISTGFVVVLVGYSSSAIIVFQAAAAAGATAAELSSWLWALGIGMGATSIGLSLYYKKPVVTAWSTPGAALLVTALEGLNMQQAVGVFIFSSGLIALCGLTGWFNLIMRQVPVSLAAAMLGGVLLNFGLDLFLAAQSSFWLVITMLGSYLLLKPVLPRYCIPLVLCVGIASCWLAGELAWQGVALQLAAPLFIMPEFNLTALIGVGIPLFVVTMASQNVPGVAVIRANGYDTPVSPLISTTGLAGVVLAPLGGFSYCLAAITAAICMSEEADPDAAQRYRSSVWAGVFYVVAGVLGATVAALFAAFPQALIMSIAGLALLSTIANSLNTAFSDDRQREAAMLTFLMTASGVSLLGVSSAFWGLLLGLLAYHSSKLRKLYRPAVPGVGSR; this is translated from the coding sequence ATGCGGCAATGGTTAAACCTTTCCCATATTTCCACAGGCTTTGTGGTGGTGCTGGTGGGCTATTCAAGTTCGGCAATCATCGTGTTTCAGGCTGCGGCGGCGGCAGGTGCTACGGCGGCTGAGCTGAGTTCCTGGCTATGGGCGCTGGGGATTGGTATGGGGGCAACCAGCATCGGTTTGTCGCTGTATTACAAAAAACCGGTGGTTACTGCCTGGTCCACACCGGGGGCGGCGTTGCTGGTGACTGCGCTGGAAGGGCTGAATATGCAGCAGGCGGTGGGAGTGTTTATTTTCAGCTCCGGGCTGATCGCGCTCTGTGGTCTGACCGGGTGGTTTAACCTGATCATGCGTCAGGTGCCGGTGTCACTGGCTGCTGCCATGCTGGGCGGGGTGTTACTGAACTTCGGGCTGGATCTGTTTTTGGCGGCGCAGAGCAGTTTCTGGCTGGTGATAACAATGCTGGGCAGTTATCTGCTGCTAAAACCGGTGTTGCCCCGTTACTGCATTCCGCTGGTGTTATGTGTCGGCATTGCCAGCTGCTGGCTGGCGGGGGAGCTGGCCTGGCAGGGGGTGGCGCTGCAGTTGGCAGCGCCGTTATTCATCATGCCTGAATTTAACCTGACGGCTTTGATCGGCGTGGGGATTCCCCTGTTCGTTGTGACTATGGCCTCGCAGAATGTGCCGGGGGTCGCGGTGATCCGTGCCAATGGTTACGATACGCCGGTTTCGCCCCTGATTTCCACTACCGGGCTCGCGGGGGTTGTGCTGGCACCGCTGGGGGGATTTTCTTATTGTCTGGCGGCGATTACCGCTGCGATCTGTATGAGTGAGGAGGCGGACCCGGATGCCGCTCAGCGCTACCGGAGCTCGGTCTGGGCCGGTGTGTTTTATGTCGTAGCGGGTGTTCTCGGAGCTACTGTCGCGGCGCTGTTTGCGGCATTTCCGCAGGCGTTGATTATGAGCATTGCCGGGCTGGCACTGTTATCCACCATCGCCAACAGCCTGAATACAGCGTTCAGTGATGACCGCCAGCGGGAAGCCGCGATGCTGACCTTCCTGATGACCGCTTCCGGGGTGAGTTTGCTGGGGGTTAGCAGTGCCTTCTGGGGATTGTTGCTGGGGCTGCTGGCGTACCATAGCAGCAAGCTTCGGAAGTTGTACCGGCCGGCTGTTCCGGGGGTGGGTAGCCGGTAA
- a CDS encoding helix-turn-helix domain-containing protein: MQEVNTYLSGALKKARKDRNLSLDKAAKATGVSKAMLGQIERGESSPTLATLWKIASGLNLSMSGLLGPALSGPPTVFRNADALREQPTQDRMLVATLFPFNPALGFEMFELTLLPGYERYSEPHEPGVTEHVVVIEGEVEIFADDQWQKLAKGDAIRFAADRPHGYRNLSNASGVFHNLIHYPPR, translated from the coding sequence ATGCAGGAAGTTAATACCTACCTCTCCGGTGCCCTGAAGAAGGCCCGTAAAGACCGAAACCTCAGCCTGGATAAAGCCGCCAAAGCCACCGGGGTCAGTAAAGCCATGCTGGGGCAGATAGAACGGGGCGAATCCAGCCCGACGCTGGCCACCCTGTGGAAAATAGCCAGTGGCCTGAACCTCTCAATGTCCGGCCTGCTTGGCCCGGCACTCAGTGGCCCGCCTACCGTATTCCGTAATGCTGATGCGCTGCGGGAACAACCTACTCAGGACCGGATGCTGGTCGCCACCCTGTTTCCGTTTAACCCGGCACTGGGTTTTGAAATGTTCGAGCTGACCCTGTTGCCCGGTTATGAACGCTACTCAGAACCTCACGAGCCCGGGGTCACCGAACACGTGGTTGTCATTGAAGGGGAAGTAGAAATATTCGCCGACGACCAGTGGCAGAAACTGGCAAAAGGCGATGCAATCCGGTTTGCCGCCGACCGCCCCCACGGCTACCGGAATCTTAGCAACGCCTCAGGGGTTTTCCACAACCTGATTCACTATCCTCCACGTTAA
- a CDS encoding DUF3833 family protein, whose translation MDQPPFSHTFPQYSAVGERGFSLPSQLDVFCFFQGETLAYGIFEDRFGKLRRSFRVYIQGETEDDRLRLTEDFYYADGEESQRIWLITDEGDNRFAGTAADIQGQAEGVRQQHMLSWRYSMDLLVHGRRWRVDFDDRMYLLDEKIMVNRARVSKWGMTLGTVSIFFCKP comes from the coding sequence ATGGATCAGCCACCTTTTTCACATACTTTCCCACAATACAGCGCCGTCGGTGAACGGGGATTCAGTCTGCCGTCTCAATTGGATGTTTTCTGCTTTTTTCAGGGCGAAACACTGGCGTACGGTATTTTTGAAGATCGCTTTGGCAAGCTGCGGCGCAGTTTCAGAGTCTATATACAGGGCGAAACGGAAGACGACAGGTTACGTCTGACAGAGGATTTTTATTACGCTGATGGCGAAGAGAGTCAGCGGATCTGGCTGATTACGGATGAAGGTGATAACCGGTTTGCAGGCACTGCAGCGGATATTCAGGGACAAGCAGAGGGGGTCCGCCAACAGCATATGCTTTCCTGGCGTTACAGTATGGATTTATTGGTTCACGGACGCCGCTGGCGGGTAGATTTTGATGACCGCATGTATCTGCTGGATGAAAAGATAATGGTGAACCGCGCCCGGGTCAGTAAGTGGGGCATGACCTTAGGCACGGTGAGTATATTTTTCTGCAAACCGTGA
- a CDS encoding thiol-disulfide oxidoreductase DCC family protein → MHKPQVFFDGNCPLCRKEIGHYQRQDKARRIHWLDLHQAAQVLEQRGISKRQAMQVLHVADQQGTLHRGAPAFMVIWDHLPGYRHLASAVRLLRLESVMQSVYLRFAKWRFARRCRSGCSAEQ, encoded by the coding sequence ATGCACAAACCTCAGGTATTTTTTGATGGCAACTGCCCGCTGTGCCGAAAAGAAATCGGTCACTATCAGCGGCAGGATAAAGCCCGGCGGATACACTGGCTGGATTTACATCAGGCTGCACAGGTGCTTGAACAACGCGGCATCAGTAAACGCCAGGCAATGCAGGTATTACATGTGGCTGATCAGCAGGGCACACTGCACCGGGGGGCACCTGCCTTTATGGTTATCTGGGACCATCTGCCGGGTTACCGTCATCTGGCATCGGCAGTGCGGCTGTTGCGGCTGGAATCCGTCATGCAGTCTGTTTATCTGCGTTTCGCCAAGTGGCGCTTTGCCCGTCGCTGCCGGTCCGGCTGCTCTGCAGAGCAATGA
- a CDS encoding TIGR02450 family Trp-rich protein, with translation MHRLNPDKLLLSKWTAVKPQNRERHFMVTTLLRDDADRITGCVLQAVISGNDYPIDWRELKNNGVWLQGWK, from the coding sequence ATGCACAGGCTGAACCCCGATAAGTTGCTGCTCAGTAAGTGGACGGCTGTTAAGCCGCAAAACCGCGAGCGGCACTTTATGGTGACAACCTTGTTACGGGATGATGCCGACCGGATAACCGGCTGTGTTCTGCAGGCGGTGATCAGTGGCAATGACTATCCCATCGACTGGCGGGAGCTTAAAAACAACGGGGTCTGGTTGCAGGGTTGGAAATGA
- a CDS encoding ChrR family anti-sigma-E factor has protein sequence MSIRHHLDEATLLSYAAGSLSQGMALVVACHLSMCPQCRERASVQEAVGGSLLEGLAPAQVSAETLDNLLAMLDVPAEAEAVKKEVALEERARQTDSRLPAPLGDYLPYTLEDVPWKKLVAGISYYDLDCQSGGVSRLMRIAPGKNLLPHTHKGNELTLVLEGSFCDEIGRFARGDIADLDEQVEHQPLVDSNTDCICLIATDAPLKFTTLLGRLVQPVTGF, from the coding sequence ATGAGTATTCGTCACCATCTTGATGAGGCAACTCTGCTGAGTTATGCAGCCGGCTCTCTGTCGCAGGGCATGGCGCTGGTGGTTGCCTGCCACTTATCAATGTGCCCGCAGTGCCGTGAACGTGCGTCAGTTCAGGAAGCCGTGGGCGGCTCGTTGCTGGAAGGTTTGGCTCCGGCACAGGTATCTGCAGAGACGCTGGATAACCTTTTGGCCATGCTGGATGTGCCGGCTGAAGCCGAGGCCGTGAAGAAGGAGGTTGCCCTGGAAGAAAGAGCCCGGCAAACCGACAGCCGTTTACCTGCTCCGCTGGGGGATTACCTGCCTTATACGCTGGAAGATGTTCCCTGGAAGAAACTGGTGGCCGGTATCAGTTATTACGACCTTGATTGCCAGTCAGGCGGTGTGTCCCGTCTGATGCGCATTGCGCCCGGCAAGAACCTCCTGCCGCATACCCATAAAGGCAATGAGCTGACACTGGTTTTAGAGGGCTCGTTCTGTGATGAAATCGGCCGGTTTGCCCGGGGGGACATTGCAGATCTGGATGAACAGGTTGAGCACCAGCCGCTGGTGGACAGTAATACTGACTGTATCTGCCTGATCGCCACGGATGCGCCGCTTAAATTTACCACCTTACTGGGCCGTCTGGTGCAGCCGGTGACCGGTTTCTGA
- a CDS encoding sigma-70 family RNA polymerase sigma factor, which yields MNHEQPDKTVNNVVALKPADAPESASVNDWSALLAALGEKQDKQLFVSLFGHFAPRVKAYILRLGLVESVAEELMQETMLLMWRKAHMYKPERAAASTWIFTLARNQSIDWMRKQKYPEYSFDETFDQIDESSEDAGEQLVVSGHLGAIIETLPENQAQVIYMSFYEGRAHGEIAERLGIPLGSVKSRIRLACEKIKAAWRDV from the coding sequence ATGAATCACGAGCAACCGGATAAAACTGTGAATAATGTTGTTGCATTAAAGCCCGCAGATGCACCGGAGTCCGCTTCAGTGAATGACTGGAGCGCATTGCTGGCAGCATTGGGCGAAAAACAGGATAAGCAGCTGTTTGTCAGCCTGTTCGGGCATTTTGCGCCCCGGGTGAAGGCTTACATTTTGCGTCTTGGTCTGGTGGAAAGCGTGGCCGAAGAGCTGATGCAGGAAACCATGCTGCTGATGTGGCGCAAGGCGCATATGTATAAACCTGAAAGGGCAGCAGCCAGCACCTGGATTTTTACCCTGGCGCGGAATCAGAGTATCGACTGGATGCGTAAGCAAAAGTATCCGGAGTATTCGTTTGATGAAACCTTTGACCAGATTGATGAGTCCTCTGAAGATGCCGGTGAGCAGCTGGTGGTGAGTGGCCATTTAGGTGCCATTATCGAAACCTTACCGGAGAATCAGGCGCAGGTGATTTATATGTCATTTTATGAGGGCAGGGCCCACGGTGAGATTGCGGAAAGGCTGGGGATACCCCTGGGCAGCGTCAAGTCCCGAATACGCCTTGCCTGTGAAAAAATTAAAGCCGCCTGGAGGGACGTATGA
- a CDS encoding NAD(P)/FAD-dependent oxidoreductase yields MNVSAIKPKKIAVIGSGISGLSCAWLLNRQHQVTLFEKDDRPGGHANTISFDLDGQPIDVDTGFIVYNPVNYPNLVALFDHLNVPNCETEMSFAVSVNQGELEYSGSGLAGLFAQKRNLFRPSFWNMLKDLNHFYRHSLLIQQEARIRQLSLRQLLAEQGYSSRFIYQHLLPMGAAIWSTPVEQMLDYPADSFMRFCENHGLLQVKDRPQWRTVVGGSRTYVSKITAELDDIRLNSRIHRIIRKPGQVTIEDLHGAQEHFDAVVLACHSDQALAMLDKPSQTEQVLLSKLPYQRNQAFLHLDTRLMPRRKAVWSSWNYLAEGQQQEQEVAVTYWMNRLQPLPTDTPILVSLNPPTEPARDTIIHSQFYDHPVFNQQALQTQQQLWQLQGQQNTWFCGAYFGYGFHEDGLQAGLAVAEQLGGIHRPWIVPDANGRIYTSSTGYTAAGVRRHG; encoded by the coding sequence ATGAATGTATCTGCTATAAAGCCTAAAAAGATCGCTGTGATCGGTTCCGGTATATCCGGGCTGAGCTGCGCATGGTTACTGAACCGGCAGCATCAGGTCACGCTATTCGAGAAAGATGACCGCCCGGGCGGCCACGCCAACACCATCAGTTTTGATCTGGACGGCCAGCCGATCGACGTGGATACCGGTTTTATCGTTTATAACCCGGTGAACTATCCCAACCTGGTTGCACTGTTTGATCATCTGAACGTCCCGAACTGTGAAACTGAAATGTCATTCGCGGTGTCCGTGAATCAGGGGGAACTGGAATACTCCGGCTCCGGACTGGCAGGGCTGTTCGCCCAGAAACGTAATCTGTTCCGGCCATCATTCTGGAACATGCTGAAAGACCTTAATCATTTTTACCGTCACTCCCTGCTGATTCAGCAGGAAGCCCGCATCCGCCAGCTTAGCCTGCGTCAGTTACTTGCTGAACAGGGCTACAGCAGCCGCTTTATTTATCAGCACCTACTGCCTATGGGGGCGGCTATCTGGTCAACGCCGGTAGAACAAATGCTGGATTATCCGGCAGACAGCTTCATGCGCTTCTGTGAAAACCATGGCCTGCTGCAGGTAAAAGACCGCCCCCAGTGGCGAACCGTTGTCGGTGGCAGCCGGACGTATGTCAGCAAAATTACAGCCGAACTGGACGATATCCGGCTAAACAGCCGTATCCACCGTATTATCCGTAAACCGGGCCAGGTAACCATTGAAGACCTGCACGGCGCTCAGGAACACTTCGACGCTGTAGTACTCGCCTGCCACTCGGATCAGGCGCTGGCCATGCTGGACAAACCCAGCCAGACAGAACAGGTATTACTGAGCAAGCTCCCCTATCAGCGCAATCAGGCATTTCTTCATCTGGACACCCGCCTGATGCCCCGCCGCAAAGCTGTCTGGTCAAGTTGGAACTATCTGGCAGAAGGTCAGCAGCAGGAACAGGAAGTTGCCGTCACCTACTGGATGAACCGGCTTCAGCCATTGCCCACCGACACGCCGATACTGGTATCCCTCAACCCGCCCACCGAACCGGCCCGGGATACCATTATCCACAGTCAGTTTTATGACCACCCGGTCTTTAATCAGCAGGCCCTGCAGACCCAGCAACAACTCTGGCAATTACAGGGCCAGCAAAACACCTGGTTCTGCGGCGCATACTTCGGATACGGTTTCCATGAAGATGGCCTGCAGGCAGGCCTGGCAGTTGCCGAACAGCTGGGGGGGATACATCGTCCCTGGATTGTACCCGACGCTAACGGACGAATTTACACCTCATCGACCGGATACACCGCTGCCGGGGTACGCCGGCATGGCTGA
- a CDS encoding DUF1365 domain-containing protein, which translates to MAETKPLQSGIYTGKVMHQRVLPKQHGFSYRTFSLCIDLDELPRLQQLRLFSVNRFNLLSFFEKDHGSGNGELAAGVRKLLSRRGYAHACTRISLLCYPRILGYVFNPLSVYFCYDADNRLQVILYEVTNTFRQRHTYLIPADSTEKLQHSCNKQMYVSPFMPLDTRYSFTIRPPGSAVSVGIRQHDLQQQLLFKATFAGQQETFSDAALLKRFLSHPLMTLKVMVGIHWEALRLWRKKLSLQPREKGPRNSISWYDQNGDFHDESL; encoded by the coding sequence ATGGCTGAAACAAAGCCCCTGCAATCAGGGATCTATACCGGCAAGGTCATGCATCAGCGCGTGCTGCCAAAACAGCACGGTTTCAGCTACCGGACATTTTCCCTGTGTATTGATCTTGATGAGCTGCCCCGTTTACAACAACTCAGGCTATTTTCGGTGAACCGCTTTAACCTGCTGTCATTTTTTGAAAAAGACCATGGCAGCGGCAACGGTGAATTAGCAGCCGGCGTCCGCAAACTGCTCAGCCGGCGCGGCTATGCACATGCCTGTACCCGAATCAGCCTGCTGTGTTATCCACGCATTCTTGGCTATGTATTTAACCCACTGAGTGTCTATTTCTGTTATGACGCCGATAACCGGCTACAGGTTATCCTCTATGAAGTGACCAATACCTTCAGGCAACGTCACACTTACCTGATTCCCGCCGACAGTACTGAAAAATTACAGCACAGCTGCAACAAACAAATGTACGTCAGTCCGTTTATGCCGCTGGATACCCGTTACAGTTTTACCATCCGGCCGCCGGGTAGCGCCGTCAGCGTTGGTATTCGCCAACACGACCTGCAGCAACAGCTGCTCTTCAAAGCGACATTTGCAGGTCAGCAGGAAACCTTCAGCGACGCCGCCCTGTTAAAACGCTTTCTCAGCCACCCACTGATGACCCTTAAAGTCATGGTTGGCATTCACTGGGAAGCACTCCGGCTGTGGCGTAAAAAGCTCAGCCTGCAGCCCAGAGAAAAAGGCCCCCGGAACAGTATCAGCTGGTACGACCAGAACGGAGACTTCCATGATGAAAGCCTGTGA